The Nitrospira tepida genome includes a window with the following:
- a CDS encoding PhzF family phenazine biosynthesis protein: MPGEPRSLKFYQADVFSDRPFGGNPVAVVPDAVGLDDRVLQRIAREMNLSETVFVFPPTDPAAVAKLRIFTPTQEIPFAGHPVVGTFYILALLKRVPLKEPCTRVLQECNLGLFPVEIYSADDEILRVIMSQPQPQFLGRIEDVRDHFEIAQALGVAKSAIAAAKFPIEIVSTGLPTLIVPMRTLTAVDSITPHPQAIAELCDRFGANAMLVFTTVTVEPRSTVHTRVFAPAIGIVEDPATGSASGALGAYLVQNGVVQVNPTTDIIAEQGYEMERPSRILIRVESDDDVIKDIKVGGRAVMVVEGTLNF; encoded by the coding sequence ATGCCCGGCGAGCCACGATCTCTCAAGTTCTATCAAGCCGACGTTTTTTCCGACCGTCCCTTCGGCGGCAATCCGGTCGCGGTGGTGCCCGACGCCGTCGGCCTGGACGATCGGGTGCTGCAGCGGATTGCGCGCGAAATGAATCTCTCGGAGACCGTGTTCGTCTTTCCGCCCACAGACCCGGCGGCGGTCGCCAAGTTGCGCATTTTCACGCCGACCCAGGAAATTCCCTTTGCCGGGCATCCCGTGGTGGGGACCTTCTACATCCTGGCCCTGCTCAAGCGCGTTCCCCTCAAGGAGCCCTGCACCAGAGTGCTCCAGGAGTGCAACCTGGGCCTCTTCCCGGTGGAGATCTATTCCGCAGACGACGAGATCCTCCGGGTCATCATGTCGCAGCCGCAGCCCCAGTTCCTGGGCCGGATCGAGGACGTGCGGGATCACTTTGAGATCGCGCAGGCGCTGGGCGTCGCCAAATCGGCGATCGCCGCGGCCAAGTTTCCGATCGAGATCGTGTCCACCGGGTTGCCGACCCTGATCGTGCCGATGCGGACGCTTACGGCGGTCGATTCGATCACCCCCCATCCTCAGGCGATCGCGGAACTCTGCGATCGATTCGGCGCCAACGCCATGCTGGTCTTTACGACCGTGACGGTCGAGCCGCGTTCCACCGTGCACACGCGCGTCTTTGCTCCGGCCATCGGCATCGTCGAAGATCCCGCCACGGGGAGCGCCAGCGGGGCGCTCGGCGCCTATTTGGTCCAAAACGGCGTCGTGCAGGTCAATCCGACGACCGACATCATTGCGGAGCAGGGCTATGAGATGGAGCGGCCGTCGCGTATTCTGATCCGGGTGGAATCGGACGACGACGTCATCAAGGACATCAAAGTCGGCGGGCGGGCCGTCATGGTCGTGGAAGGTACGCTGAATTTTTAA
- a CDS encoding CBS domain-containing protein — protein MSTVGQLMNSKPVTVGSSTSVKGAAKRMKDDQISSLLVKKGGKIVGIITDSDIVRRGVAGTKDLNKLTVQDIMTAPVATIETVRTAQDAHDMMGDLGVRHLGVTRGGDIIGIISVRDLLVFYKRVSEPKITQD, from the coding sequence ATGTCCACAGTCGGTCAGCTCATGAATTCCAAACCGGTCACCGTCGGGTCGTCGACGTCCGTGAAAGGCGCGGCCAAACGCATGAAGGACGATCAGATCAGCTCGCTTTTGGTGAAAAAGGGCGGCAAGATCGTCGGCATCATCACGGATAGCGACATCGTGCGGCGCGGCGTCGCCGGGACCAAAGACCTCAACAAGCTGACCGTCCAGGACATCATGACGGCGCCGGTGGCGACGATTGAGACGGTCCGCACCGCCCAGGACGCGCACGACATGATGGGTGATCTCGGCGTGCGGCATCTCGGCGTGACGCGCGGCGGCGACATCATCGGCATCATCTCAGTCCGGGATCTGCTGGTGTTTTATAAGCGCGTGTCGGAGCCGAA